A portion of the Deinococcus hopiensis KR-140 genome contains these proteins:
- a CDS encoding sensor histidine kinase has product MNQRFTSPLTTALPLALAPGTWTAALFVLAYGLTLSEPLPAAASQALPAVLGAAYVLAATLGFRAAQRRKRPFIHLTYFCFQGALGVSLVALGGIGIGNVLLLLLLINQASQVLPLGWALAACALLPLAHLGMRWNDALREGLGLLIAGVFVVLITRVAVGERRVRAEKEALAEELRRANAGLLAAAAQAEELSTMRERNRLAREIHDGLGHHLTALHMQLQAAQAVFRIHPEQAERALERAQALTGEALADTRRSVAALRTPLGPLPDALHALTQEVEAAGVAITIHILGPPQPIASVVEQGLYRVAQEALTNARKHAQATQVTLTLEHHAGAVSLSVRDNGVGTVDANGGYGLLGVRERVGALGGTVQLDSAPNHGLTLRVTIPM; this is encoded by the coding sequence ATGAACCAGCGCTTTACCTCACCGCTTACGACTGCCCTGCCGCTCGCCCTGGCCCCGGGCACCTGGACGGCCGCCTTGTTCGTCCTGGCGTATGGCCTCACGTTGAGCGAACCGTTGCCTGCTGCGGCCTCCCAAGCCCTGCCTGCTGTGCTGGGCGCGGCCTATGTGCTGGCTGCCACCCTTGGCTTTCGCGCCGCGCAGCGCCGGAAGCGCCCATTCATCCATCTGACGTACTTCTGCTTCCAGGGCGCGCTCGGTGTCAGCCTCGTCGCCCTCGGAGGGATCGGGATCGGTAACGTCTTGCTGCTGCTGCTGCTCATCAATCAGGCCAGCCAGGTACTCCCGCTGGGCTGGGCCCTGGCCGCCTGCGCCCTGTTGCCGCTCGCGCACCTGGGCATGCGCTGGAACGACGCCCTGAGAGAAGGGCTTGGCCTGCTCATTGCAGGCGTTTTCGTCGTGCTGATCACCCGCGTGGCTGTTGGCGAGCGGCGGGTGAGGGCGGAGAAGGAAGCGCTCGCCGAGGAACTTCGGCGGGCCAACGCTGGGCTCCTCGCCGCCGCCGCCCAGGCAGAGGAGCTGTCCACCATGCGTGAGCGCAACCGCCTCGCCCGCGAAATCCACGATGGGCTGGGACACCACCTCACCGCCTTGCACATGCAGCTTCAGGCCGCGCAGGCGGTGTTCCGAATTCATCCAGAGCAGGCCGAACGGGCGCTGGAACGGGCTCAGGCGCTGACGGGCGAGGCGCTGGCCGACACGCGCCGCTCAGTGGCTGCGCTGCGCACCCCCCTGGGACCACTCCCAGACGCCTTACACGCCCTCACGCAAGAAGTGGAGGCAGCGGGCGTTGCCATAACCATTCATATTCTGGGCCCACCTCAACCCATCGCGTCTGTGGTGGAGCAGGGGTTATACCGGGTCGCGCAGGAGGCGCTGACCAACGCACGCAAACACGCGCAGGCCACGCAAGTCACCCTGACGCTCGAGCACCATGCCGGCGCAGTGTCACTCAGCGTGCGCGACAACGGCGTGGGCACGGTGGACGCCAACGGGGGTTATGGACTGCTCGGCGTGCGAGAGCGTGTGGGTGCCCTCGGCGGTACGGTCCAACTTGACAGCGCCCCCAACCACGGCCTCACCCTTCGCGTCACAATACCGATGTGA
- a CDS encoding response regulator: MKPIRVLLVDDQALFREGLATLLSVRPELRVVGEATNGLEALEKTAELNPQVVLMDLRMPVLGGVEATKRLRAAYPHVRVIALTTFDDDADVYGALRAGAVGYLLKDVRAHQLVEAISAAARGESVLQPSVAARVVAEFARLTEVQSPTPLAEPPVERLSERERQVLRLLASGASNREIAAALRLAEGTVKNHVTSVLGKLGVRDRTQAALQGKALGLL, encoded by the coding sequence GTGAAGCCTATCCGGGTGCTGCTGGTCGACGATCAGGCCCTCTTCCGCGAAGGCCTGGCGACATTGCTCTCGGTGCGGCCCGAACTGCGGGTGGTGGGCGAGGCAACCAATGGTCTGGAGGCCCTGGAGAAAACGGCGGAGCTCAACCCGCAGGTCGTGCTGATGGACCTGCGCATGCCCGTCCTCGGGGGTGTGGAGGCCACCAAGCGCTTGCGGGCGGCCTATCCGCACGTCCGCGTCATCGCCCTCACCACCTTCGACGATGACGCGGACGTGTATGGGGCGCTGCGCGCTGGAGCAGTGGGGTACCTCCTCAAGGACGTGCGGGCTCACCAGCTGGTGGAGGCCATCAGCGCCGCCGCGCGGGGCGAGTCGGTCCTTCAACCTTCTGTTGCCGCGCGGGTGGTTGCGGAATTTGCTCGCTTGACCGAGGTGCAGTCGCCCACGCCTCTCGCGGAGCCTCCCGTGGAGCGCCTGTCCGAGCGGGAGCGCCAGGTGTTGCGCCTGCTCGCAAGCGGGGCGAGCAACAGAGAGATCGCCGCGGCGCTGCGCCTCGCCGAGGGCACCGTCAAGAACCACGTGACGAGCGTGCTTGGCAAACTCGGCGTACGTGACCGGACGCAGGCGGCCCTCCAGGGCAAGGCGCTTGGGCTGCTGTGA